One Rosa chinensis cultivar Old Blush chromosome 3, RchiOBHm-V2, whole genome shotgun sequence DNA window includes the following coding sequences:
- the LOC112194832 gene encoding fruit bromelain isoform X2, with translation MAGYVDSRNQLATTIILILFSSSLAHANDVDVAEIFNQWIVQHQRVYSTEVHKQNRFEIFKANWEYVENFKKIGNKTYTLGLNKFSDLSPEEFLKTYTCGRDPTPTSTHSNSTSTYPHVGMDYLDYEACYESRDWTEDGYVSPPGDQTPYCGCSGGLVTDAFDYVKRNGGLTSADNYPYDAKDGICNLDKAKQFKASITGFARVPPNDEYEMIMAVCQQPVAVDIKTTDDFQLYTGGVFSKDCGNGLIDHSMTIVGMGETDDGVKYWKLKNSWGQDWGEGGYMRMIRGTSKREGHCFINARASYPIID, from the exons ATGGCAGGTTATGTCGATAGCAGAAACCAGCTTGCCACAACAATCATTTTGATTCTCTTCTCATCGTCATTGGCCCATGCAAACGACGTCGACGTGGCCGAGATCTTCAACCAGTGGATCGTCCAACATCAGAGGGTGTACTCAACCGAGGTTCACAAACAAAACCGTTTTGAGATATTCAAAGCCAACTGGGAATACGTCGAGAACTTCAAGAAGATCGGCAACAAGACCTATACCTTAGGTCTGAATAAGTTCTCGGACTTAAGCCCGGAAGAATTCCTGAAAACTTATACCTGCGGCAGAGATCCCACTCCCACCAGTACCCACTCAAACTCGACCTCCACATATCCTCATGTCGGAATGGATTATCTTGACTATGAGGCATGCTATGAATCAAGGGACTGGACGGAAGATGGATATGTGAGCCCCCCTGGGGATCAGACTCCGTACTGTG GATGCAGTGGCGGTCTCGTAACGGATGCATTTGACTACGTAAAACGGAACGGAGGCCTCACCAGTGCCGACAATTACCCATATGATGCTAAGGATGGAATATGCAATCTCGATAAGGCAAAACAATTTAAAGCAAGTATTACTGGGTTTGCTCGCGTGCCGCCGAATGACGAGTATGAGATGATAATGGCAGTATGCCAGCAGCCGGTAGCGGTCGATATTAAGACGACAGATGATTTTCAGCTTTACACTGGTGGAGTATTCAGTAAAGACTGTGGAAATGGGTTGATAGACCACTCTATGACCATTGTTGGAATGGGGGAGACTGATGACGGCGTTAAGTACTGGAAACTGAAGAACTCGTGGGGTCAGGATTGGGGTGAAGGAGGGTACATGAGAATGATCAGAGGAACTAGCAAGCGAGAAGGTCATTGTTTCATCAATGCGAGAGCTTCTTATCCCATAATTGATTGA
- the LOC112194832 gene encoding chymomexicain isoform X1 codes for MAGYVDSRNQLATTIILILFSSSLAHANDVDVAEIFNQWIVQHQRVYSTEVHKQNRFEIFKANWEYVENFKKIGNKTYTLGLNKFSDLSPEEFLKTYTCGRDPTPTSTHSNSTSTYPHVGMDYLDYEACYESRDWTEDGYVSPPGDQTPYCAACWAFTTAAAVEGIAYIKRNSSVQLSVQQIVDCDKLSNLGCSGGLVTDAFDYVKRNGGLTSADNYPYDAKDGICNLDKAKQFKASITGFARVPPNDEYEMIMAVCQQPVAVDIKTTDDFQLYTGGVFSKDCGNGLIDHSMTIVGMGETDDGVKYWKLKNSWGQDWGEGGYMRMIRGTSKREGHCFINARASYPIID; via the exons ATGGCAGGTTATGTCGATAGCAGAAACCAGCTTGCCACAACAATCATTTTGATTCTCTTCTCATCGTCATTGGCCCATGCAAACGACGTCGACGTGGCCGAGATCTTCAACCAGTGGATCGTCCAACATCAGAGGGTGTACTCAACCGAGGTTCACAAACAAAACCGTTTTGAGATATTCAAAGCCAACTGGGAATACGTCGAGAACTTCAAGAAGATCGGCAACAAGACCTATACCTTAGGTCTGAATAAGTTCTCGGACTTAAGCCCGGAAGAATTCCTGAAAACTTATACCTGCGGCAGAGATCCCACTCCCACCAGTACCCACTCAAACTCGACCTCCACATATCCTCATGTCGGAATGGATTATCTTGACTATGAGGCATGCTATGAATCAAGGGACTGGACGGAAGATGGATATGTGAGCCCCCCTGGGGATCAGACTCCGTACTGTG CTGCATGCTGGGCTTTTACGACCGCAGCAGCAGTGGAAGGGATTGCATATATAAAGAGAAATAGCTCAGTTCAACTATCCGTGCAGCAAATCGTTGATTGTGATAAGTTGTCTAACCTAGGATGCAGTGGCGGTCTCGTAACGGATGCATTTGACTACGTAAAACGGAACGGAGGCCTCACCAGTGCCGACAATTACCCATATGATGCTAAGGATGGAATATGCAATCTCGATAAGGCAAAACAATTTAAAGCAAGTATTACTGGGTTTGCTCGCGTGCCGCCGAATGACGAGTATGAGATGATAATGGCAGTATGCCAGCAGCCGGTAGCGGTCGATATTAAGACGACAGATGATTTTCAGCTTTACACTGGTGGAGTATTCAGTAAAGACTGTGGAAATGGGTTGATAGACCACTCTATGACCATTGTTGGAATGGGGGAGACTGATGACGGCGTTAAGTACTGGAAACTGAAGAACTCGTGGGGTCAGGATTGGGGTGAAGGAGGGTACATGAGAATGATCAGAGGAACTAGCAAGCGAGAAGGTCATTGTTTCATCAATGCGAGAGCTTCTTATCCCATAATTGATTGA
- the LOC112194308 gene encoding cysteine proteinase inhibitor 1, whose amino-acid sequence MRHCLLLLLLSHFIAADQLWLSGGWGPIGDLNKPYLKEIAEFAVSEISKQSRKKLVFQSVLKGERQVVRGFNYLLDIEVKDESSPHSSSTVIYKCSVFSGILDEGMKFKGCEILSGRVDVNF is encoded by the coding sequence ATGCGTCActgccttctcctcctcctcctctcccaTTTCATCGCTGCTGACCAACTCTGGCTCTCCGGTGGCTGGGGTCCCATCGGAGATCTCAACAAACCCTATCTGAAAGAGATCGCGGAGTTTGCAGTTTCTGAAATCAGCAAACAATCCCGCAAGAAGTTGGTATTCCAGAGCGTTCTCAAGGGTGAGCGTCAAGTAGTACGAGGATTCAATTATCTTCTTGACATTGAGGTCAAGGATGAGTCGTCGCCCCATTCCTCTAGTACTGTCATATATAAATGTTCTGTCTTCAGTGGTATCTTAGACGAGGGGATGAAATTCAAGGGTTGTGAGATCCTTTCTGGTAGGGTGGATGTCAATTTCTAG